AGTTCCAACCGCGCAGAGTGCCATACGTGCCCCGGCCTGGCACGGCCGCCGACAGCGCCGCGCCGGTGGCGCAGAGCACCACCAACCCACCGGCCACCGTGGTGGTCACCCGACCGACCGTCGTCTCCATACCGGAACTAACGACGCTCGCTCCAGTGTGCGACGAGATCACCGCCCGCGGCCCGGTGTGCCCGCAGGTGGTCGAGCCAGGACGGACCCAACTGGGTGAGTTCGACGAGGTTGCCGTCCGGGTCGCGGACCGCGGTGATCCGCGATTCGGTGCCGAACTCGACCGGCGGATAGCTCGTCTCGACGCCGTGCGTGGCCAGCCAGGCGACCAGCGGGTCCAGGTCGAACACCTGGAACGCGAGCTTGATCCCGCCGCCACCGGTCGCCTCGCCGGGGTAGTCGTCGGCCGGGTGGATCGCGAAATGCACGTCGCCGAGCTCGCAACCCCAGTGTGGCTCCGAATCGCCGTGCCGCTCTTCCACCAGCGGCACGCCGAGCAGGTCGCGATAGAAGTGGACCAGGCGTTCGGGCTCGGTCGACACCACGATGAGCCCGGAGAGGAACCGCAGGTTCTCCGGCCGTTCGGACATGGCGTACCCCATTCGATGTTCGGGTTCGCCCGCCGGCGGGGTGCGTGGCGGGCGAACCCGAACATAGGCCTTTCGTCAGGGGCAGGCGGGGAACAGCCGGCGGGTGCCGGTCGCGTACGCCGCCTTGTCGCTGAACCGGCAACCGAAGTCGGGTGCGGCCACCGAGCGGGCGTCGAGGCGGTCGCCGGCCGGCTTGCGGTCATGTCGCACCCAGCCGACCAGGTCGTCCCAGGCGGCGCCGGCCTCGGCCGGGCTGAACTCGCAGTGTTCGGTGGCCCGGACGGCCCGCTGCACGAGCAGGCGACCGCGGCCGTTGCGGTCGACGTCAGCCTTGTATTGCTGCTCGTTGACGAACGGCACGAACATGTCGCCGAGGTCGTGCAGCGACAGCACCGGCACCCGCGGCCGGCCCTCGATCTTCGGCACCTGGGTGAGCCGGGTGGACACCCGTTGGTAGACGTCTTCCGGCGCGACCCGTTGGACCGAACGGTTCACGTTCACCGGCGTGTTGGGGGTGTAGCGCGTGAACAGGTTGGTCGAGATCAGGCCCGGGTCCTGCGCCGGCGTGTCCGAGGACGCGCTCGGCGCGCTGAGCGAGAAGACGAAGTTCTTCCAGTAGGCGAACGACGCCGCCGCGCCCGGGCGGGGGCCGCCGGTCAGGTTGACGGCGATGTCGCGGAACTGCCGGCCCAGCGCGTTGGTCGGTTCCGGCGCGAGCGGCGTGATCGCCGCGATGCCGAGTTGCTGCTGCACCGCCGGCACCACCGAGGTCAGGTAGTCGGCGCCGGCCGGGTAGGTCTTGACGCCGCTGAGCGCCCCGGCGGTGAGTTGGAAGTCGAGGAAGTAGTCGATCAGGCGCTGGTCGCCCATGACGCCGCACATCGGCAGGGCGCCGTCGTAGAGCCGCGGGTATTCCTCGAGCGCACGGCCGATGATGTAGCCGCCCATCGAGACGCCCGCGATGTAGGTGTGGTGTGGCCGGCGGACCGTCCGGCCGAAGTGGTCGGTCAGGTCCTTGGTGCTCAGGACGCCCGCGCGGATGTCGAAACCATTTCCGGTGTAGGAGGACGCCGCCCATGCGTACCCCTGGTCGAGGAGGCGTTGGCGGAGCCCGAAGGCCGGCGGGTCGACGGTCAGCACGGTGCCCTGGCCGCGATAGCCGTGTGCCCACATGACCAGGTCGCCGTTCCAGTGCGCGGGGACCTCGATGATGTAGGCGGCGTGCGCGTGGGTGCCCTGCTTGACGGTGGTCGGCTGGCCGCCCGCGGTGGCCGGCGCGAGTGGCGGGTTGACGATCGTGTAGCCGGGCAGTGGTTGGTCGCCGGGTGTGCCCCCGGCGGCCGCCGCCGCGGGGAGGGCGGTCACCGCGGTGACGGCGGCGACCGTGGACACCAGGACGCGGAACAGGAGGGTACGGCGCATCGTCGCGCTCCTCCCCGAGGGGTTTGGGGAGTTGACGGTAGGCAGGCCGGCTTACGGGTGTCAATACTGCACTGTCAGTGCGAAAACCCCGTCCGCCCACGCCCGGGGCACCGCCCGGCCTATCGTGGCCGTGAGGAGCCGGGATGTTGCTAGGGAGGCGCCCCGAACGCGCCGTGTGCGACGAACTGTTGGACGCGGTCCGGGCGGGGGAGAGCCGGGCGCTGGTGGTCCGGGGTGAGCCGGGCATCGGGAAATCCGCGTTGCTCGACCACCTGACCATGCGCGCGTCCGGCTGCCGCGTGGTCGCCGCCGGCGGCGTCCAGTCGGAGATGGAACTCGCCTTCGCCGGCCTGCACCAGCTCTGCGCGCCGTTCATGGACCGCCTGGGCGGCCTGCCGGAACCGCAGCGCGCCGCCCTGGAGATCGCACTGGGCAGCCGCGAGGGCCCGCCGCCGGACCGGTTCCGGGTGGGTCTGGCCGTGCTCAGCCTGCTGGCCGAGGTGGCGACCGAGGAGCCGCTGGTGGCCGTGGTCGACGACGCGCTCTGGGTGGACCGGGCCTCGTTGCAGGCGCTCGCCTTCGCGGCCCGCCGGCTGCGCGCCGAGTCGGTCGCCCTGGTCTTCG
This genomic interval from Asanoa ferruginea contains the following:
- a CDS encoding alpha/beta hydrolase family protein: MRRTLLFRVLVSTVAAVTAVTALPAAAAAGGTPGDQPLPGYTIVNPPLAPATAGGQPTTVKQGTHAHAAYIIEVPAHWNGDLVMWAHGYRGQGTVLTVDPPAFGLRQRLLDQGYAWAASSYTGNGFDIRAGVLSTKDLTDHFGRTVRRPHHTYIAGVSMGGYIIGRALEEYPRLYDGALPMCGVMGDQRLIDYFLDFQLTAGALSGVKTYPAGADYLTSVVPAVQQQLGIAAITPLAPEPTNALGRQFRDIAVNLTGGPRPGAAASFAYWKNFVFSLSAPSASSDTPAQDPGLISTNLFTRYTPNTPVNVNRSVQRVAPEDVYQRVSTRLTQVPKIEGRPRVPVLSLHDLGDMFVPFVNEQQYKADVDRNGRGRLLVQRAVRATEHCEFSPAEAGAAWDDLVGWVRHDRKPAGDRLDARSVAAPDFGCRFSDKAAYATGTRRLFPACP
- a CDS encoding VOC family protein, which encodes MSERPENLRFLSGLIVVSTEPERLVHFYRDLLGVPLVEERHGDSEPHWGCELGDVHFAIHPADDYPGEATGGGGIKLAFQVFDLDPLVAWLATHGVETSYPPVEFGTESRITAVRDPDGNLVELTQLGPSWLDHLRAHRAAGGDLVAHWSERR